DNA sequence from the Manihot esculenta cultivar AM560-2 chromosome 11, M.esculenta_v8, whole genome shotgun sequence genome:
CATCACCGTCATCTTCTTGCACTTAAAGGCTTCTCCGCTGGTCCTAAGAGGTTTTATCTCACTCCtgtatttctttttttgtttttccttgTTCAAGAGAAGCAGAAGCATAACAGTTAATTCTATTCAAATTTTCTGTGAATTGCAGAAATATTGAGAATTTAACAGAAATAATAAGTGTTTGCAATGTATGGGCATGTATCTGTGTGTGCGAGTCTGGATTCGTGAGAGAGACAGGAAATGAGAATCTGTGTTTGACTTTTGATAAAACATTCCTGCATCAAGCCACAAAATATTGGTATAAATGCAGTCAGGTTTGAATGTTATCAAACAATAGACCAAAGGACATGAAATTGTGAAACTGTATAATAATCCACAAAGAATACAATGTAATGAGGCTGGTTAAGATATTGTTTCTTTGAGGTAACCCAGAAGATGTGATAAAATCTAACTGTCAATAGCTTTCTGAAAATCACTCAACAcacattaaataatatttgtgTTGACCATGGTTCAGGTTCATGTGTCCCTATCTAAAGTTGTAGTTTGTCACAAATTTTGTGTCACAATGCAAGGGAAATCTGGGGAAAAAAGATTCCTATCTGAAAATTATTTGCGATTTTCATTCTAGATTAGATCACGTTTCATGGTATGATTATGATTCTATTAAGATGAGCATGAggaattattatttcttttaacgTTGATCTGACCATTCTAAGTGtgcttttatttttactttttgttgattttaatatatttgtatCATCAAACCGTGCAGGTTGTTAGTGTTTGACAACATAGAAAATGGAAGCCTGAAGGAGCATCTAAATGGTAAGCTCCATACCAGAACCTGCAAGTGAtatatgattgcaaaattttaCTGTCATCAATCAATGGCTCTTGGCAGATCCTCTGAAGACCCCCTTGAATTGGAATACAAGGTTACAGATAGCAATTGGGGTGACATCTGCACTGGTAAGTCACTTAAAATCCTTAAAATTTGTCACTGCACAGAatagcttttttattttttttctttgaaatcaTAGTTGTTGACTAAACCTAATTTCAATAACAAAATCCTATTTACACAGTGCCTCTTCCTAAAATTGACtagttaaattgaaaaaattacagctccaaaaaaaatgaatattacATCTAAAAAGTTTCACCAAAGTTCAGAGGATCAGAATTACATGTTTTTAAGACACATTTACATAGAGCATCCATAATGTTGATATTGATTTTTGTAGCCTGTGATCAtgccttcttctccttctgtcCAAAATATTTACTCCTGCAATAGTTATGGAGGCAGAATTGCTAAAGTGGAATATATTCTATGGTAACACAATTACATGATATTTTCAGTAGCCTACCCGTTATATTATCAGTAGAAAGTCCAATAAAAGTAGGATTTTGCTACCTCATTATGCAGTTCATTAACAGACCAAAAAAGTAACAATATATAGATATACACACACAGCTTGATGGTCAAAGCAATTGTCCATAAATAGCTAGTAAGCTGTAGTGATAAATAGTGAACGAGTTGTAGAACAGCCTCCTTAAGCTAAAGTGTGATCCACCAAATTTCCAGATGCATAAAATCTCTTCACTTCACATTGTGCTAGGAATTGGTAGCGATAAGTTTTGCATGTCTTGCCATTAACTTTCAAACTTTCAAAAAGTTTATCTTTATCAGAAATTTGGGACAATGTATTGTGCAAATCTTTGGAACAAGCAGCTGTTCAAGTGATATCATTCTTttgattgttattttataaaatgtttatcCCATCACTCACTTCATCCTCATTAGGCtaattgtatatatattttggaTCTGCTTATGAGCCCATCTTTTTGTGCCCTTCACGCAGCAATTTGTTTAACTTTTAGAGTTATTGGTTGTTTCGTCCGTTGAATGGTTGAACAATATAATGTACAAAAGCTAGTTTTTAGTGCAGAATATTTTGCAGGTGCACACCAGTTAAGAGCATTCTACTTATGTCTACTTTACATTGCAGGAGTATTTACTTCTCTTTAGCAACCCACCAGCGTATCATGTGTCCATCAGCTCAAGTAATATCATGCTAGATGAGAACTTTACTGCAAAGGTGAAGTTATTTTCTCGTCTTCTCTTCCCATTGCCCGTGCTTTTTAATATTCCATTGAAATTGGAGTACGCAGAAACCTCAGTAGTTAATTCTCCTCCTCTTCTTATTACAGCTCTCCAATGTTGGCCTTCCTAGTTCCGTTGGAAGTTATGTTACTGTGCCCCATGCCTCATGTGCAGAAGGTGATTTATAACCATCACCCTCTCAAAAAATCCTCCGGCTTATTTTTAGTCaatattttaaccttatttGTCTAATAACTCGACTTGCAGATTCTATGAATCAAAATTGTGGAAACATAATTTTCCAGCTTGGTGTGCTAATCCTTGAGTTAATAACTGGTcaatcatcagagaaaggaagCAGTGATTTAATCCAATGGATCCAAGGATCTCATTTTCGTAATTCCATTCAAAAGATGATAGACCCAGATCTTGGAAACAATTATGACACTGGAGAGCTTAAACATCTTCTAGCAGTAGCAAGATTGTGTATAAAATCTGGAGATAGCCAGATATTTTCTATTCCTCGGATATTTCGGTATCTGCAGAAAAAGGTAGATATTCCATGAGATTCCTGAGTTTCGTTGATATGAAATTCTTTTTATTGTTCAAATACAGATTAATTTCCTTCATGCAGTGCTAGTTCTGCAGTGCTGCAATTCCTTTTTATGCCGTGCCTTCTGTTTAATCTGTCATAGGCTAGTCACCAGAACAAAGAACTAAAGTAGCGCTTCTTTCGGTTAATTACAAGTCCAAGGGAAAGGAGAAGTTAATTacatgagagaaaataaaaagaattaaaataactTCCATTGCCCGGTTTGGaagtttgtttatttttggagagtaacttatatttaaaaaacttttttcatggaaaatatttattaataaaataatttattttttattatttaattttaatttaaaaaataaattattaataataaatttatatatagaaattttaataaaatttacaaaatgaCTTAATTTTTCAGAGTttcaaaaatatgaaaaatatttttctgaaaaatatttttttttatcaaacaaCAGTCTTTTACTTTGTTTGTTTTGAGGGAAATAgatgaaaaaaaagaaacaagagaGAAAAacgatcaaaattaaattttcagacTTCTGAAAAATTTTCTCAGCAGTTTGagttaaaagaaaagtaa
Encoded proteins:
- the LOC110626182 gene encoding probable receptor-like protein kinase At1g49730, with product MDRLIRKIRPHLLAWLHRSRSGQLLFVRRFSYNDIKRATDSFHRILYSDSNGTAYKAKFRDGDVALVKELKDLNEGKDVFYKQVQFLGRLHHRHLLALKGFSAGPKRLLVFDNIENGSLKEHLNDPLKTPLNWNTRLQIAIGVTSALEYLLLFSNPPAYHVSISSSNIMLDENFTAKLSNVGLPSSVGSYVTVPHASCAEDSMNQNCGNIIFQLGVLILELITGQSSEKGSSDLIQWIQGSHFRNSIQKMIDPDLGNNYDTGELKHLLAVARLCIKSGDSQIFSIPRIFRYLQKKVDIP